A window from Triticum aestivum cultivar Chinese Spring chromosome 6D, IWGSC CS RefSeq v2.1, whole genome shotgun sequence encodes these proteins:
- the LOC123142920 gene encoding thiosulfate sulfurtransferase 18 yields the protein MGSLRSSTSAAVESVDAEAACGLLASEQYGYVDVRMWEDFEKGHVAGARNVPYYLSVTPHGKERNPDFVDQVAALHSKEDRFLVGCRSGVRSRLATADLAAAGFANVKNLEGGYLSLLKSTSYPQPQAASHQ from the exons ATGGGCTCCCTGCGAAGCAGCACGAGCGCGGCGGTGGAGAGCGTGGACGCCGAGGCGGCGTGCGGGCTGCTGGCCTCGGAGCAGTACGGGTACGTGGACGTGCGGATGTGGGAGGACTTCGAAAAGGGCCACGTTGCCGGTGCACGAAACGTGCCCTACTACCTCTCTGTCACGCCCCATGGCAAGGAGCGCAACCCGGACTTCGTCGACCAGGTTGCGGCGCTCCACTCCAAGGAGGACCGGTTCCTTGTTGGCTGCCGCTCTGGGGTCCGGTCCAGGCTCGCCACCGCAGACCTCGCCGCCGCT GGGTTCGCGAACGTGAAGAACCTGGAAGGCGGTTACCTCTCCTTGCTCAAGAGTACCAGTTACCCGCAGCCGCAAGCAGCAAGCCACCAATGA
- the LOC123142919 gene encoding thiosulfate sulfurtransferase 16, chloroplastic, producing the protein MGSLGSSDGEKRLPVESVNTEAACALLASEQYGYVDVRMWEDFDRGHVAGARNVPYYLSVNPHGKERNLDFVDQVAALHSTHDRLIVGCRSGVRSRLATADLVAAGFTKVKNLEGGYLSLLKSVSYKQQAALANLH; encoded by the exons ATGGGCTCCCTGGGAAGCAGCGACGGAGAGAAGCGACTGCCGGTGGAGAGCGTGAACACGGAGGCGGCATGCGCACTGCTGGCGTCGGAGCAATACGGGTACGTGGACGTGCGCATGTGGGAGGACTTCGACCGCGGCCATGTCGCCGGCGCGCGCAACGTGCCCTACTACCTTTCCGTCAACCCCCACGGCAAGGAGCGCAACCTGGACTTCGTGGACCAGGTCGCCGCGCTCCACTCGACACATGACCGGCTTATCGTTGGCTGCCGCTCCGGGGTGCGATCCAGGCTCGCCACCGCCGACCTCGTTGCCGCC GGGTTCACGAAGGTGAAGAACCTGGAGGGTGGCTACCTCTCCTTGCTCAAGAGCGTCAGTTACAAGCAGCAGGCAGCACTAGCCAACCTTCACTAG